In Carassius gibelio isolate Cgi1373 ecotype wild population from Czech Republic chromosome B4, carGib1.2-hapl.c, whole genome shotgun sequence, one DNA window encodes the following:
- the LOC127956604 gene encoding SCY1-like protein 2, protein MESMLNKLKSTVTKVTADVTSAVMGNPVTREFEVGRHIASGGPGMSWRIYNGTKKSTKQEVAVFVFDKKIIDRYQKFEKDQIIDSLKKGVQQLTRLRHPRLLTVQHPLEESRDCLAFCTEPVFASLANVLGQWDNLPSPVPTDIKEYKLYDVETKYGLLQVSEGLSFLHSGVKMVHGNLCPENIILNKSGAWKIMGFDFSISSSNPSDAEPKYVCKEWDPNLPPLCLANPEYVAPEYILSVSCDAASDMYSLGVLIHAVFNEGKPVFQVNKQDIFKSFSRQLDQLSRLSPGLLSQIPEEVREHVKMLLSVTSNVRPDADQMTKIPFFDDVGAMTLQYLDSLFQRDNLQKSQFYKSLPKVLPKLPKRVIVNRILPALTSEFVNPDMVPFILPNVLLIAEECTKEEYVRLILPDLTPVFKQQEPVQILLIFLQKMDLLLTKTPPEDIKNSVLPMVYRAVEAPSIQIQELCLNIIPTFANLIEYPSMKNALIPRIKSACLQTSSLAVRVNSLVCLGKILEYLDKWFVIDEILPFLQQIPSREPAVLMGILGIYKCTFNQKKLGIPKEHLAGKSLPHLVSLSIDNNLNLNQFNSFMAVIREMLNRMEAEHKTKLEQLHIMQEQQRSLNINQINQSEETKNTPSPATQVRDIDEIFGSNSGGAGVNGKVNGSSSTITQPSRVSLTLEEKQRLAKEQEQAAKLRSQQPLAPQSIKPATTTPQAKDLTSSLLNNMTSLNNFSLNSGTRTMPMQGGTISSTFPAGPTMGGMGTMGVSNGFNSPMGFQTAGMGMGMRPAAPGLYGGMATTTSTPNFSALNQNQPSKSPDMSVLDSLFTSSKPKVSMNQMAPKPAPGATAPSPWLNQFGTGQPSQTAPMQATPMGMAGVQGGFGMQANPFFNPQNFSQPVASSTINAGGMKQSTSVNNDLKDLFG, encoded by the exons ATGGAGTCCATGCTCAATAAACTGAAGAGCACCGTGACCAAGGTGACCGCTGATGTGACCAGTGCTGTCATGGGCAACCCTGTGACGCGGGAGTTTGAGGTGGGCCGACACATCGCAAGCGGGGGTCCAGGAATGAGCTGGAGGATCTACAATGGCACCAAAAAATCCACCAAACAG GAAGTGGCAGTCTTTGTGTTCGATAAGAAGATTATTGATCGCTATCAGAAGTTTGAGAAGGATCAGATCATTGATTCACTGAAGAAAGGAGTTCAACAGCTGACGCGATTAAGACATCCGCGCCTCCTCACGGTCCAGCACCCGCTGGAGGAGTCCAG AGACTGTCTGGCTTTCTGCACAGAGCCTGTGTTTGCCAGTCTGGCGAATGTGCTCGGCCAGTGGGACAACCTCCCTAGTCCTGTTCCCACAGACATCAAAGAATACAAACTCTACGACGTTGAGACCAAATACGGCTTACTGCAG gTCTCAGAGGGTTTGTCGTTTCTTCACAGTGGGGTTAAAATGGTTCATGGTAACTTGTGTCCAGAGAACATCATCTTGAATAAGAGTGGAGCCTGGAAGATCATGGGCTTTGACTTCAGTATCTCCTCTAGTAACCCGTCTGATGCTGAG CCCAAGTATGTTTGTAAAGAGTGGGATCCCAATCTGCCGCCTCTCTGCCTCGCGAACCCTGAATATGTGGCTCCTGAGTACATCCTGTCCGTCAGCTGTGACGCAGCCTCTGATATGTACTCACTGGGCGTATTGATCCACGCAGTGTTTAATGAAGGCAAACCCGTATTTCAGGTCAACAAGCAGGACATATTCAAAAGCTTCAGCCGACAACTGGACCAG CTGAGCCGTCTGAGTCCAGGATTATTGAGTCAGATCCCAGAGGAGGTCAGGGAGCATGTGAAGATGTTGCTCAGTGTCACCTCAAACGTGCGTCCAGATGCAGATCAGATGACAAAG ATTCCCTTCTTCGATGATGTTGGAGCGATGACCCTTCAGTACTTGGACTCGCTTTTCCAGCGGGACAACTTACAGAAGTCTCAGTTCTACAAAAGTCTCCCCAAAGTTCTGCCCAAGTTGCCCAAG AGAGTGATAGTAAACAGAATCCTCCCGGCGCTCACGTCTGAGTTTGTGAATCCTGACATGGTTCCGTTCATTCTTCCAAATGTGCTGCTCATCGCTGAGGAGTGCACAAAGGAGGAATATGTCCGCCTCATTCTCCCAGACCTCACCCCAGTTTTCAAACAGCAGGAGCCAGTACAG ATCCTACTAATATTTCTACAAAAGATGGACCTACTTTTGACCAAAACGCCTCCTGAAGACATCAAGAACAGCGTTCTGCCCATGGTGTACAGAGCGGTGGAAGCCCCCTCTATTCAAATACAG GAACTTTGTCTAAATATCATTCCCACATTTGCCAATCTAATTGAGTACCCATCCATGAAGAATGCACTTATTCCTCGTATCAAATCTGCTTGTTTACAGACATCCTCACTAGCG gtGAGGGTGAACTCTTTGGTGTGCCTAGGCAAGATTCTGGAATACCTGGATAAATGGTTCGTCATTGATGAAATTCTACCATTCCTGCAACAAATTCCATCCCGGGAGCCAGCTGTGCTCATGGGCATTCTgg gcATCTACAAGTGCACTTTCAACCAAAAGAAACTGGGCATCCCAAAAGAGCACCTAGCTGGAAAGAGTTTACCTCATCTGGTCTCACTTAGTATTGATAACAACCTTAACCTTAACCAG TTTAACTCTTTCATGGCTGTGATTAGGGAGATGTTGAATCGCATGGAGGCGGAGCATAAGACCAAATTAGAGCAGCTGCACATCATGCAGGAGCAGCAAAG GAGTTTAAACATTAACCAGATCAACCAATCAGAGGAGACTAAGAACACACCCAGCCCAGCCACACAAGTCAGAGAT ATCGATGAGATCTTTGGTAGCAATTCAGGAGGTGCAGGTGTGAATGGTAAAGTGAACGGTTCCTCATCGACCATCACACAACCCTCACGA GTGTCTCTCACCCTGGAAGAAAAGCAGCGTTTGGCTAAAGAACAGGAACAGGCTGCCAAACTAAGAAGCCAGCAGCCGCTGGCTCCGCAGAGTATCAAACCAGCCACAACAACACCTCAG GCAAAGGATCTGACCAGCAGTCTTCTGAACAACATGACATCTCTGAACAACTTCTCTTTGAACTCTGGGACCAGGACGATGCCCATGCAGGGCGGCACTATATCCTCTACCTTCCCAGCTGGACCCACAATGGGTGGAATGGGCACCATGGGCGTCAGCAATGGTTTCAACTCACCCATGGGATTCCAGACGGCAGGTATGGGAATGGGCATGAGACCCGCTGCTCCAGGCCTCTATGGAGGCATGGCCACCACTACCAGCACTCCTAATTTCAGTGCCCTGAACCAAAACCAACCCAGCAAGTCCCCAGACATGTCCGTCCTAGACTCCCTCTTCACTTCTAGCAAACCCAAAGTCAGCATGAACCAAATGGCCCCTAAACCGGCCCCAGGAGCCACTGCACCTTCCCCATGGCTCAATCAGTTTGGTACAGGCCAGCCTTCCCAGACTGCACCCATGCAGGCGACTCCGATGGGGATGGCGGGAGTTCAGGGTGGTTTTGGAATGCAAGCAAACCCGTTCTTCAACCCTCAGAACTTCTCTCAACCTGTGGCCTCTTCAACAATCAACGCTGGGGGGATGAAGCAAAGCACTTCAGTCAACAACGATCTTAAAGACCTCTTTGGATAA